CAAACGGCTCGAGTTCGGCGGCCTGCGCGCCGCCCTGGGCCCGGTGGAGACGGTGGTACTGCTCGCCGGCACGGCGACCGGCAAGCTGGCCGCGGCGCTTGCCGGCAGCGGCGTCGCAATTCGCGGGCCGTTCGGCGACCTGCGCGATGCGGTTCGGGAGGCGTTCGCGGCGACCCGGGCCGGGGGCACGCTGCTTTTTTCCCCCGGCGCCACCTCGTTCGGCATGTTCGCGCACGAGTTCGCACGCGGTGCCGAATTCAAGCAGGTGGTGCGCGAGTGCACTGCCGGCGGCGCGGGTTGCTAGCCGTGCATCAGGTCTGCGCCGCACCGGCCTCGCGCGGGCGGCTGCGCAGGCGTGCGAGCCGCGGCCGCAAGTGGGCATAGTAGTCGCGGCGCCACACCTCGGCGCGGCGGAACAACAGGTAGGAGAGCGGCCGCAGCGCGTAATCCCAGCAACCCGGGCGGTGCACGATCGATCCGCCGAAGCCGGTCTTGAAACGGTACAGGCCGGCCCACGGATGGTCGGCATCGGCTGACGGCGAGATGCCGTACAGGTCGTAGGAGCGGCAGCCGCGGTCGCGGGCCAGCCGCATTGCCGCCCATTGCAGGGCGTAGTTGCCCATCAGGGAGCGGTGGCGCAACGTCGATGCGCCGTACAGGTAGCGCGCCATGCTCCCGCACACGCTCACGATGATGCCGCCCACCGGTTCGCCGCGGTGGCTCGCCGAGAGCAGGTACAACTCCGGTTCCGGGCTCACCGACTGCGCCGCGAGGGCGAACAGGGTGGCGAAGTAGCGCTCGTCGTGCGCGGTGATGTGATGACGGGCGGCGGTGCCCCGGTACAGCCGGTACCATTCCGCGAGCGGCGCGCCGAGCGCGTCTGCGGCCAGCATGACGGCAACGGCGACGCCGCGGCGCCCGGCGAGCCGAATGTTGTAGCGCGTCTTGGCCTTCATTCGCGCCAGCAACTGGTCCTCGGGAGCGGCGAGGTCGACGACGACGGTGCTGGTGGGCTGCACGTCCACCGGTGCGCGGCGCAGGCGTCCGGCGTCACGCAACGGCGCGCGGTCCTCGTCCGGCGACGGCCATGCGAGGTCGTAGCGAATCAGGGTGGGCCGCGCACCCCGCAGGCGGGCGCCTCCGGTGCCGGCGGCGCGGTGGCGCTCCGCGATGTGCGGCGCGAGCTTATCGAGCAGCGCGGAACCGGATCCGTCGCTGGGCGGGGGCACCCCGCCCGGCGCGTACACCAGGGCGCCGAACGGCGTCGCACGAGCCAGCGTCAGCAGGGTGCCGCCGCCGCCCGCTGCCTGCCAGCGCACCGCGAGCGTCCGCCAGCCGAACCGCTCCTTGAAGCGTCCCCACAGGGCGCTCTGCAGCAATTCGTCGCCCGGCTGCACCTCCGCCAGGGCGAGCGGTCGGACGTCCACCATGGCGCATCTTACCGCCACGGCGCATGCTCCCGCTACGGACGGAGGCGCGAGAGCCGTTCCGGACGCTACTGCCGCAGCGCGGCGATGAGCCGCTCCGCCTCCTCGACCGAGATCTTGCCCTCCTTCAACAGGTCGAGGACCGTCTTCACCTCGGCGCCGGCGTCGCCGCGCTCGGCGCCGTCGCCACCGTCGGGCGCCGCGCCGGCGGATGCCTCGCGGCCTTCCTCGTGCCACGGGCGCGGCCCGCGACGCCCGCCGCCGCCGAACCGGAACGCCCGGCGCATCTCACGCGAGACTTCCTCGCCGAGGCGCCCGAACTTCGTTCCGAACTCCTTCATGTCGCGCATGAAACGGGGAAACTCCTCGCTGAAGTCCACGTCGAACCAGACGCCGTAGTTCCGTGCATCGTCATCGGAGAAGCCCTCGTCCGCGGTGCGGCGCGACTCGAAATCGGCATGTTTGGTCACCTCGATACCTCCTCGCAGGTTCTTGATCAGAATGAGCAGTTGCGGCTCGCCGTCGCCGAACTGCAACGTGGTTACGGAGTGGTCGGTGCGGCTGCGGGCGCTGCCGAGGTGGTTGCGCAGCACGCCGCCGGTATGTGCCTTGACGGTCGCGTTGATGCGCTCCGGCA
The genomic region above belongs to Spirochaetaceae bacterium and contains:
- a CDS encoding peptidoglycan bridge formation glycyltransferase FemA/FemB family protein, whose amino-acid sequence is MAVRCAMVDVRPLALAEVQPGDELLQSALWGRFKERFGWRTLAVRWQAAGGGGTLLTLARATPFGALVYAPGGVPPPSDGSGSALLDKLAPHIAERHRAAGTGGARLRGARPTLIRYDLAWPSPDEDRAPLRDAGRLRRAPVDVQPTSTVVVDLAAPEDQLLARMKAKTRYNIRLAGRRGVAVAVMLAADALGAPLAEWYRLYRGTAARHHITAHDERYFATLFALAAQSVSPEPELYLLSASHRGEPVGGIIVSVCGSMARYLYGASTLRHRSLMGNYALQWAAMRLARDRGCRSYDLYGISPSADADHPWAGLYRFKTGFGGSIVHRPGCWDYALRPLSYLLFRRAEVWRRDYYAHLRPRLARLRSRPREAGAAQT